Genomic window (Tripterygium wilfordii isolate XIE 37 chromosome 11, ASM1340144v1, whole genome shotgun sequence):
TCATCCCTCCTGAACTCAATCATCTCTCCAACCTCATCCACCTTGATTTATCGATGAATCAGTTTTCAGGGCAAATCCCACCTACACTTGCCCAGCTAACTCTTCTGGAGACTCTTGTGCTCAATGATAATAAACTAAACGGCTCAATTCCTCAAGAAATTGGTCATGAGCTAAAGTCCCTCATTGAGCTTCACCTGCACAATAATTTTCTAGGTGGATccattccaacttctttgggtAATATGAGTCACTTGACTAATTTGAATCTCTACAATAATTCACTATCTGGTTCCATCCCACCAGAACTTGGTCAGCTCTCCAAGCTTGTGATCCTTCACTTACACCAAAATCAGTTGTCAGGGCAAATCCCACCTACACTCGGCCAGCTAACTAATCTGGTGATTCTTTGGCTCAGAGAGAATCAGTTGTCAGGGCAAATCCCACCTATATTTGGCAAGCTAACTCATCTCGAGTCCCTTGCGCTCAGTACCAATCAACTAAATGGCTCGATTCCTCAAGAAATAGGTCATGAGCTAAAGTCCCTTAAAGGGGTTGTCATGGACAACAACTTTCTAGATGGATCCATTCCAACTTCTTTTGGAAATATGAGTCAGTTGACTAATTTGAATCTCGCCAATAATTCACTTTCCGGTTCCATCCCACCAGAACTTGGTGAGCTCTCCAAGCTTGTCATCCTTCAGTTGTCAATAAACAGACTTTTCGGGTCAATTCCACCTACACTTGGCCAGCTAACTCATCTTGAGGCTCTTGTGCTCACTGATAATCAACTAAATGGCTCAATTCCCCAAGAAATAGGTAATATGAGTAACTTGACTAACTTGAATCTCCACAATAATTCACTATCCGGTTCCATCCCACCTGAACTTGGTCAGCTCTCCAAGCTTGTCTTCCTTAAGTTGTCAATCAATAGACTTTCAGGGTTAATTCCACCTACAATTTGGCTGTTGAGCACTCTTAAGGGCCTTCACTTACATCACAATCGATTGTCAGGGCAAATCCCACCTACACTTGTCCAGCTAACTCATCTTGAGGCTCTTGCGCTCAATGATAATCAACTAAATGGCTCAATTCCTCAAGAGATAGGTCATGAGCTAAAGTCCCTCATTGAGCTTCACCTCCACAATAACTTTCTAGTTGGACccattccaacttctttgggtAGCATGAGTAACTTGACTAACTTGAATCTTTTCAATACTTCACTATCCGGTTCTATCCCACCAGAACTTGGCGAGCTCTCCAAGCTTTTCTTCCTTCAATTGGATCAAAATCAGCTAAACGGTTCGATTCCTCGGGAAATGGGAAATCTGAGCTCTGTTTATTATCTAGATCTGAGCAATAATCAACTCAGTGGTCAAATTCCAACATCATTTGATGGTCTAAAAAGTATCGGTTATCTTTACCTGTACGGTAACAATCTATCTGGCAGCATACCTAAAGAGATTGGAAACTTGACGGCTCTTGTTCACTTGCAGTTCAGTAGTAATCAACTCAGTGGTTCACTTCCAGCTTCCCTTGGAAAGTTGAGCAGATTAGAGAATTTGCAGCTTagtcaaaatttattttctgggTCCATTCCTATAGAAATAGGAAACTTGACGAAGTTGACAAATCTTCATTTGTTTGACAATCTGCTCACTGGTCAGTTACCGGAAATTATTTGTAGCGGTAGATCACTCCAGCGTTTTGGCATAAGCAACAACCATTTGGTAGGCTCCGTACCCAAAGACATTAGAAACTGCACAAGCTTGACTAGAGTTCGCCTTGAAGACAACCAACTAGAAGGAAATATAGATGCTGACTTTGGAGTCTATCCAAACTTGATCTTTATTGACATGAGTCGCAATCGATTTTCTGGAGAAATCTCACCTAAATGGGGTCTATGCTCACGATTAGCCACTCTATGGATTACTAGGAATAACATTAGTGGTAAGATACCTCCAGAGATTGGAAATTCGACACAGCTACatgatcttgatttttctatgaATCATATGGTCGGGGAGATTCCAATAGAGTTGGGAAAGTTGActaatttgttgaatctgaGGTTGAATGGAAATCATCTTTCTGGCCGTATTCCTCCTGAGCTCGGATCACTTACCGATCTCAAAGTTCTCGACTTATCAAGGAACATATTGAGCTTTATGCCAGATAGCATTGGAGCCTTGTCGAATCTCCATGACTTGAATTTGAGTTGCAACAAATTCAGCCAAAGAattccaattcaaatttcagaaATAATTCACCTTTCTCAACTTGATTTGAGTCATAACATGCTTATCGGAGAAATACCAGCACAATTCACCAAGTTGGAAGACCTAGTGACCCTAAATCTTTCTTTCAATAATCTTTCGGGTCCTATTCCAAACACCAAAGTATTTCAAGGTGTTCCGGCGGAAGCATTCCAAGGAAACAAAGGATTGTGTGGCAATGTGAGTGGATTGCaaccatgtcagctgccacacAGGGAAGATAAACATGGTTCAAAGAAGAGATATAAGATTGTGTTTATAGTTGTGTTTCCTCTCTTGGGAGCACTTGCTATATGCTTTGTGATAATTATTGTGTTTTGTAATTTCCAAAGACGAAGGAAGGGCGACCCTGAGAACAACAAGCAATCACTTACATTATCTATTCTTGATAGCGTAGTGAAATTTGAAGACATCTTGGAAGCAACTAACAACTTCGATGTCATGTATTGCATTGGGGAAGGAGTTCATGGAATTGTCTATAAAGTTGACCTTCCATCGGGTGATATTGTAGCTGTCAAGAGATTCCACAGTTTACTTGACAGTAGCAATTCAGCAGATCAAAAGGAGTTTTTCAATGAGGTCAAGGCCTTAACAGAGATAAAGCATCGGAATGTTGTGAAACTCCATGGCTTCTGCATACATTCAAAATACACATTCTTAGTCTATGATTATCTTCAGAGAGGTAGCCTGGCCAAAATTCTAAGCAACGACGAGGAAGCGAAAGAATTGGATTGGTGTAGGAGGATGAATGTCATCAAAGGGGTCTCGCACGCCTTGTCTTACATGCACCATGATTTGTCATTGCCAATCATTCATCGAGACATATCgagcaaaaatattttattagacATGGAATACGAAGCTCATGTTTCTGACTTTGGCACCGCTAAGCTTCTCAAGCAGGACTCATCTAATTGGTCAAAACTAGCTGGAACATATGGATACATCGCACCAGGTAAATTTACATCTTTCTattgtattgattttaaatgtaTAGAATCATATTCATCATTTTGTTTTAATCTACAGAGCTTGCTTATACAATGAAGATGACTGAAAAATGTGACGTATATAGCTTTGGAGTGTTGACACTAGAAGTTCTCAAAGGGAGTCATCCAGGCGATATCATGTCAAgtgcatcatcttcatcttctgccACTCTACAAGTTAAACTTAATGATTTGTTAGACCAACGCCTTTCACCTCCACGGTACAAGGTTCTTGATAAACTGAACCGCATCTTAGAGGTGGCCATTTCATGCATAGATGTGAATCCACAATGTAGGCCGGCAATGCAACTCGTTTCTAAGTTACTATCCAACTGAATATTTGAAGGTGATCATGGCTCGTGAAAGGTTTGTCTTTTGAAAATAGTACTAAAGTCTTGTGCAGTTTAAGGAAGCAAATTATGAGATAACATGTAATAATATCTGCATCTCCAAATTATTGATGCTGGGACTATAATAGTGTATGATCAATGAGTAATGAGTGAATAAATTTGTAATTTGACATGGGAtctataaataaaaacaaaataattgtaACTCCATCAATCAATTTTAAGTGAATGTACAAGTCACTATTAGCCTGTTTTGCATTGTTTGCATATAATGTGCAATCCCattgattttaaaaagaaaGCATGAAGGCTCCGATCCTAAAAAATGAAGTGTGAGAAATAAAAATGGTGTTATTATTGACACCCTCATTTTTTGTTATATAAACCCCTATTGACATCGACAAATGACAGCCCTCAATGAAAAGTGTAACGTCATTTTTTATTCTCTTACGTATCGATAGTCACGCACAGGCGTCAGCTGTCAGCCCAGTGCTGATCGTTTTAAAGTGGGAAAGCTAGAGTTTACTGTCCATGTACTATGAcaatgacaatttttttttcttccattttttattttcttttttgatattttctttttagttGTTGTTAGACAGTGACTCGTTTAAAGTCTGTTGTGGTAATAAATTTGCTATATTTAAAACTTAATAATTTTGACTTCAATTTAAGAAATTAGAAAGAGACATGGATGGATAAAAACCATTGACAGTTAAGCAATTAATGAATAAACAAAAATGACATAGAGCCCAACACATATTGTTACCGCAAATGAGTCATTGATTGAGTGACAAATTTATTTGTGCCCCcgcgtgggcttgatagtctaCCCCTATATGGGCTTGATTTGTACCTCCTGCGTGGGATTTGTTGACACTTGTACTTTCATAGGTTTGCTCTGGTGGTGtatcgtatattgtatttttatttgtactaaaaaaaaacgCATAGCGCTACCCAACAAAACCCAAGTTTATATGGTGCCAAAGTGGTATATCCATGTCATTGACTAGctgtaaaaaattttaaaattcaaaatttttcatACTATCTCTCTTGTATTTACCCTAGTTATCTCCTTCTCACCCTCACTCTCtatcttttttaaaattcaagttCTTCATGGTTGTCAGTCCGTCTCGCACAAGAGGAGAGACCATGAAACGAATCGTGATTTTCATTGCTGGATcagcatgtcacatagatttgggttaTCTACTATCAATATTTGAAGGAggataaatttaaacaaatatcttgtttttgacataaaaatacAGTCAATCGCGTTGCATTGAGAGTGAAGGAGCCCCTGTAGCTTCAAAATATTTATCCCCAATTAACTCGATTATCCCAAAATAATTTCACTGAATTATAATATTTGTAACATAGTAACATTTACACCTCTtgaaaaatcatataatatgcatataaatgaaaaatcatttaatatttgtgacaaattacgtgcaggggtattatgcattttagttataacagaggcaaataaatgtatatataaaaaatagtttataaaatgaagataatttataaaataaatattattaaataaagataattaattaattaatgagtgAGGGATAGAATGAGAACAACAATGAAATACTAAGGACATAAAAGGAATAGAAATGAAAATGCtaataaaattgttcaaattgatAGCATTTTAAAACTAGCATAATATGTTTCAACATAAGTTATACATGTTCGAAATCTATgtctaaacacaaaattttgtcTAGTTTAAAACTGAGgtctaaacacataaatcttattcgatttacttgtctggaaCCTAACCCACATTAGACTATTATCCTATTTATTTGTTCGGATTTAGTTAATTTAGtacgtctgaaatccaatccggattaagattcagacatataaatatttcgtaaacatatTTTGTTATCCAATCGTTAACCGATTTTTTGTCATCCGTAGTTTGATTGACATGTTTGCATCACTATTAATAATACAATaaacatatttttaaataattaaaattaaatttatttaatttttcttttactttagtCCATTATAACGTCATACGGTCAAAACTGATAAAAAATTCCACTCACTCATGCACGCGTGCCCAGGGTGGTTTTAGGAATTATAATAGATAAGAAGTGGGGGCCCACGTTTCCGTTCTTGTTGGTGTATGAATGGTGAATATTTAATCGTGAATACTTAATGTGATGTGACAATACTTAACAGTGAGCTTCATGATCAATGCATTTTTGTCACTTTTTATTGTTGGAGGATACACCATCCGCACCGGTCATTTAAGGGCAAATGTAATgatgaagtggtattgggccaataaagatgttgtcttttactgatgtggttgtattataaaatatgttttgcttatgtgactgtattgggataagtgttttgctgatgtggatgtattgatatttgatgttttgttgtggataatatgaaagaatgaaatgttgttgggttaggtgggaagaaaaagtgtatagaaatttgtgttttactgatgtgactgtattagaatacgtgtttgacttgactttttatgtaatagaggtgagaccggGTCAATAAAAATATTGGCCAAGTAACCTaaatcccattgcatttgcccttacttCTACTACTATTGACTCTGTCAATGCATTAATAGGAAGATTCTTTTCGTTCAACATGCACTAACAATGTTGGTGCAGAGTGCAAGTAGTGGCAGGGAGTTCTGGCATGTCTTCTAGGAAATTATGAGCAACTCCAATGAAGAAAAGTTAAGTGGTAGACTTTTCCAAGTCTTCTTGGTCTTTCCTGCTAGCAccgtccatatatatataatttacaaaataaaCTAGAAACATGTGATCCAGTGGTATATTTGTTAAGCTTCCATTAAATGATATTGTCAAGGCCGGCCCAAACCCAAAACAGTCAAAGTTAGGGCTTGGGGCACCAACCGGCCTAGGGACCCCACAattaactaaattttttttagtataCCCAAAAATTAGCCTAGCCAATGGAGGATGTGTGCTTTGTTTCAGGACAGATGTTTAGGTTCTCCAGGCCCCTCATTCCTATAGAAAAGCCTTAAAAAAAGTGGAGAATAGTCTTAGCATGGAGAATTTAGATCTATGTTTATGTATTAACAGAACCTCATGGGGTATTGATATGTAGGTTATGAGGGCATAGGACATACTCTGTTAATCCATTACAGATGCCATTTGCAATCTTGCatgttagttcaaaattgtgaaATCTGGTGAATATTATTCTTATGGGGCACCAAGTTGCTGTTGTTATATTGAGACTTTAAAGATTGATGTAGTTGCCGAATTCTTTTTGCAATAAATCACCACtatacattgttgctttgggaaCTAAAATGATTAGGGCCGGCTTTGGATATTGTCGCTATAAAGAGATTCCACGGTTATACGATTTTGACATTATGACAGATTAAAAGGAATTTCAAAGGAGGTCAAGGATTTCACAGAGATAAGGCATCATAATATTATGATGTTCTATGGCTTCCACAGTCTGCACACATTCAAAATACGCACTCTTAATCTATGGGGTATCTTCTAAAGTGGGAGCTGGGCCAAAATTTTTGG
Coding sequences:
- the LOC120008999 gene encoding probable leucine-rich repeat receptor-like protein kinase At1g35710, whose amino-acid sequence is MKPIAFSLFFLSIFLLITLFLIVASDSTEEAQALLRWKASFQNHTQPLLSSWSILNSTNVSHCTWFGVSCNTAGSITVINLTSCGILGTLYNFSFSSFSNLSSFNLSMNAFHGFIPPELNHLSNLIHLDLSMNQFSGQIPPTLAQLTLLETLVLNDNKLNGSIPQEIGHELKSLIELHLHNNFLGGSIPTSLGNMSHLTNLNLYNNSLSGSIPPELGQLSKLVILHLHQNQLSGQIPPTLGQLTNLVILWLRENQLSGQIPPIFGKLTHLESLALSTNQLNGSIPQEIGHELKSLKGVVMDNNFLDGSIPTSFGNMSQLTNLNLANNSLSGSIPPELGELSKLVILQLSINRLFGSIPPTLGQLTHLEALVLTDNQLNGSIPQEIGNMSNLTNLNLHNNSLSGSIPPELGQLSKLVFLKLSINRLSGLIPPTIWLLSTLKGLHLHHNRLSGQIPPTLVQLTHLEALALNDNQLNGSIPQEIGHELKSLIELHLHNNFLVGPIPTSLGSMSNLTNLNLFNTSLSGSIPPELGELSKLFFLQLDQNQLNGSIPREMGNLSSVYYLDLSNNQLSGQIPTSFDGLKSIGYLYLYGNNLSGSIPKEIGNLTALVHLQFSSNQLSGSLPASLGKLSRLENLQLSQNLFSGSIPIEIGNLTKLTNLHLFDNLLTGQLPEIICSGRSLQRFGISNNHLVGSVPKDIRNCTSLTRVRLEDNQLEGNIDADFGVYPNLIFIDMSRNRFSGEISPKWGLCSRLATLWITRNNISGKIPPEIGNSTQLHDLDFSMNHMVGEIPIELGKLTNLLNLRLNGNHLSGRIPPELGSLTDLKVLDLSRNILSFMPDSIGALSNLHDLNLSCNKFSQRIPIQISEIIHLSQLDLSHNMLIGEIPAQFTKLEDLVTLNLSFNNLSGPIPNTKVFQGVPAEAFQGNKGLCGNVSGLQPCQLPHREDKHGSKKRYKIVFIVVFPLLGALAICFVIIIVFCNFQRRRKGDPENNKQSLTLSILDSVVKFEDILEATNNFDVMYCIGEGVHGIVYKVDLPSGDIVAVKRFHSLLDSSNSADQKEFFNEVKALTEIKHRNVVKLHGFCIHSKYTFLVYDYLQRGSLAKILSNDEEAKELDWCRRMNVIKGVSHALSYMHHDLSLPIIHRDISSKNILLDMEYEAHVSDFGTAKLLKQDSSNWSKLAGTYGYIAPELAYTMKMTEKCDVYSFGVLTLEVLKGSHPGDIMSSASSSSSATLQVKLNDLLDQRLSPPRYKVLDKLNRILEVAISCIDVNPQCRPAMQLVSKLLSN